The Streptococcus sp. S5 genome contains a region encoding:
- a CDS encoding LytTR family DNA-binding domain-containing protein, with product MKIRFEEKQDIAESNPCVVIQAKQLSDQAREVMDYLEQFSTVNQVVIPIKTDDHLIMVKIDDIILAEIDKNQLTIYTTDKTFTVRDTLTNFQHRINRRNFLQISRHAVMNIDHLESLSDSFSGNMMAKLTRGVKSSVSRKYVKSLMDYLGV from the coding sequence ATGAAGATTCGTTTTGAGGAAAAACAGGATATCGCAGAAAGCAACCCCTGTGTGGTCATTCAAGCCAAGCAATTATCTGATCAAGCACGAGAGGTGATGGACTATCTCGAACAATTTTCGACAGTGAATCAAGTAGTGATTCCTATCAAAACAGATGATCATTTGATTATGGTGAAAATTGATGACATTATTCTAGCCGAGATTGATAAGAATCAGCTAACCATTTATACGACAGACAAAACGTTCACCGTCAGAGATACTTTGACAAATTTTCAACATCGGATTAATCGTCGTAATTTTTTACAGATATCACGCCACGCGGTGATGAATATCGACCATTTAGAATCGCTATCGGATAGTTTTTCAGGCAATATGATGGCTAAACTGACACGTGGAGTGAAATCAAGTGTCAGTCGGAAATATGTCAAATCCTTGATGGATTATTTAGGGGTATAG
- a CDS encoding ABC transporter permease, which produces MLAVLKRNFLLYFRNRSGVFFSLLGALISFVLYIIFLQKNLTDAWAQLPNSGPVLNNWLMSGTLAVTGITTSLAALTQLVKDREHQVDQDLYLSDQGKWRLPFSYLTSAIIISFFMQVLMYVLMCGYFREAPALSLLPEVLLIMLFSSLLSSLVNAIFVYFFQSVDSLGKFATIVGTASGFLVGTYVPLGVLPDFAQLLMKCTPATYIAALYRQVLMKEAVSETFKGRDDLLRDFQEKMGVQLKWQALLTKEQTYLIVLGGILLALGIWISLAKRSSKRK; this is translated from the coding sequence ATGCTAGCCGTACTAAAGCGAAATTTTTTATTGTATTTTAGGAATCGTTCAGGAGTTTTCTTCTCCCTGTTGGGAGCCTTGATTTCCTTTGTTCTCTATATTATTTTTCTTCAAAAAAATCTGACAGATGCTTGGGCTCAGCTCCCAAATAGTGGTCCTGTGTTAAATAATTGGTTAATGAGTGGGACGCTGGCTGTGACAGGGATTACGACAAGTCTGGCTGCCCTGACTCAGTTAGTAAAGGACCGTGAACATCAAGTAGATCAGGATCTTTATTTATCGGATCAAGGGAAGTGGCGGTTACCATTTTCGTATCTAACGAGCGCAATCATCATCTCTTTTTTCATGCAAGTCCTTATGTATGTGCTGATGTGTGGCTATTTTAGAGAAGCTCCAGCACTATCTTTATTACCTGAAGTACTCCTCATCATGCTGTTTAGTAGCCTGCTTTCTAGTTTAGTGAATGCCATTTTTGTTTATTTTTTCCAATCCGTAGACAGTCTTGGAAAGTTTGCGACCATAGTGGGTACAGCTTCCGGTTTTTTGGTAGGGACTTATGTACCTTTAGGTGTTCTACCTGATTTTGCACAACTACTAATGAAATGTACTCCAGCAACTTATATTGCTGCACTTTATCGACAAGTACTCATGAAAGAAGCAGTGAGCGAAACCTTTAAGGGGCGAGATGATCTTCTTCGAGATTTTCAAGAAAAAATGGGCGTTCAGCTCAAATGGCAAGCTTTATTGACAAAGGAACAAACATACCTTATAGTGTTAGGAGGTATTCTTCTAGCTTTGGGGATTTGGATTTCCTTGGCAAAAAGATCGAGTAAAAGAAAGTAA
- a CDS encoding DUF3021 domain-containing protein, producing MKRVIAYFVSGMRTGSFFYLCLVLLSHIYPNIVYPAVNVRNILAIFLMSGTMGVLTFILEEEEFLTYSLRVVLHLVVTATILALTYLFFGWGAALRSPIPWLIFLAIYGLIWLYQIWQLHKKTQRINQALLYRRKGK from the coding sequence ATGAAACGAGTTATAGCTTATTTTGTATCTGGTATGAGGACAGGATCCTTCTTTTATTTGTGTTTGGTGTTATTATCCCATATCTATCCCAACATCGTCTATCCCGCTGTGAATGTACGCAACATCCTAGCGATCTTTTTAATGAGTGGAACAATGGGAGTTTTGACGTTCATTCTTGAGGAAGAAGAGTTTTTGACCTATAGTTTGCGTGTGGTCCTGCATTTAGTTGTGACAGCTACCATCTTAGCATTGACCTACTTATTTTTTGGCTGGGGGGCAGCCTTACGGAGCCCGATTCCTTGGTTGATCTTTCTAGCCATTTACGGCCTGATCTGGCTTTACCAGATTTGGCAACTCCATAAAAAAACTCAACGAATCAACCAAGCATTGTTGTATCGCAGAAAAGGGAAATAG
- a CDS encoding ABC transporter ATP-binding protein, producing the protein MILQAKNISKRYGNHLAVNNIHLQFEKGTFNAILGPNGAGKSTTISMLIGLKQPTQGEIIYEPGTKIGVVFQTSVLDEMLTVRENLTIRAKQYKGLKPDRVSDLIDRLGLSAFQKQKYGTLSGGQKRRVDIARALLSQPDILFLDEPTTGLDIQTRKSIWDLLYQLQREEGMTVVLTTHYLDEADEADQIYIVDHGEVIAQGSALDIKSQYAKNILKIRFKEMQQIESLKSSGMSVEQQSQLEYIFQPKSEREAIDYLAQVRDNLAHFEFRPGTMDDAFIALTGREVR; encoded by the coding sequence ATTCATTTACAGTTTGAAAAGGGAACCTTTAATGCGATTCTAGGACCAAATGGGGCGGGGAAATCAACAACGATTTCCATGTTGATTGGTTTGAAACAACCAACGCAAGGTGAAATCATCTATGAACCAGGTACGAAAATTGGTGTGGTCTTCCAGACTAGTGTCTTAGATGAGATGCTAACGGTTAGGGAAAATCTGACCATTCGTGCGAAACAGTATAAAGGCTTAAAACCTGATCGTGTGTCTGATCTTATTGATCGGCTAGGCCTATCAGCTTTTCAAAAACAGAAATATGGGACTCTTTCAGGTGGCCAAAAGCGTCGGGTTGACATTGCGCGTGCTCTGCTCTCACAACCAGATATTTTGTTCTTAGATGAGCCAACGACAGGTTTGGATATCCAAACCCGGAAGTCTATTTGGGATTTGCTCTATCAATTGCAGAGAGAAGAGGGAATGACCGTTGTATTGACCACGCATTATCTTGACGAAGCAGATGAAGCTGATCAAATTTATATTGTAGACCATGGGGAAGTGATTGCTCAGGGATCAGCACTAGATATTAAGAGTCAGTATGCAAAAAATATCTTGAAGATTCGTTTCAAGGAGATGCAGCAGATAGAAAGTCTCAAATCTTCGGGAATGTCAGTAGAGCAACAAAGTCAATTGGAGTATATTTTTCAACCCAAGAGTGAAAGGGAAGCCATTGATTACCTGGCGCAAGTTAGAGATAATCTAGCCCATTTTGAGTTTCGTCCAGGGACCATGGATGATGCCTTTATTGCACTTACAGGAAGGGAGGTCCGCTAA